In a genomic window of Actinomycetota bacterium:
- a CDS encoding acetyl-CoA decarbonylase/synthase complex subunit gamma, whose protein sequence is MALTGMDIFKQLPKTNCGECGIPTCLAFAMKLAAGGASLEQCPHVSEEAKALLSEASAPPMRGVTIGEGEYALKIGEELVMHRHEKTFFNPPGLALLVEDTEDGAAVDAKLAALKEATYERVGQTLRADLVAVKNSSGDASTFSDMVKKVMAGISYPLVLMADAAAIDAAMSAAGPVKPLLHAATADNLDAMAALAKKYGAPLAVKPASLDELAELTTKLAGMGLKDLVIDMGTRTLKETFQNLVFTRRLALKKKQRPFGYPTITFPAEETADDMMETVHAAVYTIKYGGIMVLKDLSPEKAYALYVLRQNVYTDPQRPMQVDQGVYPINNPTEDSPFLVTTNFSLTYFIVSSEVEGSKMPAWLGIVDVDGLSTLTAWAAGKFVPERIAAFVNKSDILEKIKHKTVVIPGYVAQISGELEEELQGWKIVVGPREAADIPAFLKSFQTVTV, encoded by the coding sequence GTGGCTTTAACCGGAATGGATATTTTTAAACAGCTCCCAAAGACTAACTGCGGCGAGTGTGGGATTCCCACCTGTTTGGCGTTCGCGATGAAGCTTGCCGCCGGCGGCGCTTCTCTCGAACAGTGCCCGCACGTTAGTGAGGAAGCAAAAGCACTGCTCTCCGAGGCGTCCGCGCCTCCGATGCGCGGTGTGACGATAGGTGAGGGTGAATACGCGCTCAAGATTGGTGAGGAACTCGTAATGCACAGGCACGAGAAGACCTTCTTTAACCCGCCGGGCCTGGCACTCCTTGTTGAGGATACGGAAGACGGCGCGGCCGTCGACGCGAAACTAGCCGCGCTAAAGGAGGCTACCTATGAGCGTGTCGGCCAGACGTTGCGCGCCGACCTAGTCGCGGTCAAGAACTCTTCGGGTGACGCGAGCACCTTTAGCGATATGGTGAAAAAAGTAATGGCGGGCATCTCATACCCGCTTGTTTTAATGGCGGACGCGGCGGCTATAGATGCCGCGATGTCGGCCGCCGGCCCCGTAAAACCATTGCTCCATGCGGCGACCGCCGACAACCTCGACGCGATGGCGGCGCTTGCCAAGAAATACGGCGCTCCGCTCGCCGTCAAACCGGCCTCCCTCGATGAGCTGGCCGAGTTGACGACGAAACTCGCCGGCATGGGCCTTAAAGACCTCGTCATCGATATGGGTACGCGCACCCTAAAAGAGACCTTCCAGAACCTGGTCTTTACGCGGCGCCTGGCTCTCAAGAAGAAACAGCGCCCGTTCGGGTATCCGACTATAACGTTCCCCGCCGAGGAGACAGCGGACGATATGATGGAGACCGTCCACGCGGCCGTCTACACCATCAAGTACGGCGGTATCATGGTGCTCAAAGACCTCAGCCCAGAGAAGGCCTATGCCCTCTACGTCTTGAGGCAGAACGTATATACAGACCCGCAGCGTCCGATGCAGGTCGATCAGGGCGTCTACCCGATAAACAACCCGACCGAGGACTCGCCGTTCCTGGTCACTACCAACTTCTCGCTTACATATTTCATCGTTTCGAGCGAGGTTGAAGGAAGCAAGATGCCGGCGTGGCTCGGTATCGTCGATGTCGACGGCCTCTCGACGCTTACCGCGTGGGCGGCCGGCAAATTCGTGCCGGAGAGAATCGCCGCCTTCGTCAACAAGAGCGACATTCTCGAAAAGATCAAGCATAAGACCGTCGTTATTCCGGGCTATGTCGCACAGATAAGCGGCGAACTCGAAGAAGAACTCCAGGGCTGGAAGATAGTCGTCGGCCCGCGTGAAGCGGCCGATATCCCGGCCTTCCTGAAGAGTTTTCAGACGGTTACGGTTTAG